A part of Gossypium hirsutum isolate 1008001.06 chromosome A07, Gossypium_hirsutum_v2.1, whole genome shotgun sequence genomic DNA contains:
- the LOC121232098 gene encoding transcription factor UNE10 encodes MSHCIVPNWNLKNQRRRRQQVEEEEEETKRSSFHMFNPCNNINQNLVPVSNHQVADLTWQYGQQLAMHGFSGFLPTAPTKPTCRSNDTLESIVHQATYHNHDETPTNTSSIAASSGGNRSESSSRLPPVSVAARLTKKRAQPISDSDQCRKHNISCGIQKDKADRSECGSDTFYKIDNDATMVTWGSHDESLQSLKTKTTDVDSGCHDGSESRDETGRSHPTRRSRAAAIHNLSERKRRDRINQKMKALQKLVPNASKTDKASMLDEVIEYLKQLQAQVQVMSMRSLPPMMLMPLGLHHHQHLQMSLLGRIMAGMGVNHALGMGMGLLDINAATPPNASQSLPSLLHLPPPFLATALPPMIPSRATATAAAQSNPNASSSDSIPLPDPSCAFLTQSMNMELYSKMAALYQSQMNRTTETASSPSRSNNIKQD; translated from the exons ATGAGTCACTGTATAGTACCAAATTGGAATCTAAAAAACCAAAGGCGACGACGTCAACAagtcgaagaagaagaagaggaaaccAAGAGATCTTCGTTCCACATGTTCAACCCTTGTAATAATATAAACCAGAATCTCGTCCCCGT GTCCAACCATCAAGTTGCAGACCTAACATGGCAATATGGTCAGCAGCTAGCCATGCATGGGTTCAGTGGGTTCCTTCCTACTGCACCAACAAAGCCAACATGTAGGTCAAATGACACATTAGAGTCCATAGTCCATCAAGCCACATACCACAACCATGATGAGACCCCGACAAACACAAGTTCCATTGCTGCATCATCGGGGGGAAATCGCAGCGAAAGCTCCAGTCGATTGCCGCCGGTGTCGGTAGCAGCGCGGTTGACAAAGAAACGGGCACAGCCGATTTCAGATTCGGATCAATGCAGGAAACACAATATAAGTTGTGGGATTCAAAAAGATAAAGCAGATCGTAGTGAATGCGGCAGTGATACGTTTTACAAGATCGACAATGATGCAACAATGGTGACTTGGGGTTCCCATGATGAATCTCTTCAAAGCTTGAAAACCAAAACCACAGATGTGGACTCTGGTTGTCACGATGGATCG gAAAGCCGAGATGAAACAGGACGGTCTCATCCGACAAGGCGAAGTCGAGCAGCAGCTATTCATAATCTGTCTGAAAGG AAGCGAAGAGATAGAATTAATCAAAAGATGAAGGCTCTTCAAAAGCTGGTGCCAAATGCAAGCAAG ACAGATAAAGCTTCAATGCTTGATGAAGTAATTGAATACCTAAAACAACTTCAAGCACAAGTACAAGTGATGAGTATGAGAAGCCTCCCTCCAATGATGTTGATGCCACTAGGCTTGCACCACCACCAGCATCTGCAAATGTCTCTTTTAGGTCGGATCATGGCCGGCATGGGAGTTAACCATGCTTTAGGAATGGGCATGGGATTGCTAGACATCAACGCCGCCACGCCTCCCAATGCTTCCCAATCTCTTCCTTCTCTATTGCACCTTCCACCACCCTTTTTGGCAACTGCACTGCCGCCTATGATTCCTTCAAGAGCTACCGCCACTGCAGCAGCTCAATCAAATCCAAATGCGAGCTCTAGTGACTCAATCCCTTTGCCTGACCCATCTTGCGCTTTCCTAACTCAA TCCATGAATATGGAACTCTACAGTAAGATGGCAGCACTGTATCAGTCTCAAATGAATCGAACGACAGAGACAGCCAGCAGTCCATCGCGATCAAACAACATAAAACAGGATTAA